The Elusimicrobiota bacterium genome segment CCCCACCGTCCTTGGGGACAGTCGCCCCGGAGATGGTGTAGCTCCAGTCGGCTTCCTTCCCCGCGATGCCCGGCAGCGCGATCTTCGTCTCGGCATCGACGAAATCCGCCCCGTTCCAGTACTTGTGCTCTTTCGTGTCGAAGATGCTGAGCTCGACCTTCTGGATGCCGTAGTCGTCGGTCGAGGATCCCACGATTGGCCGGAAGACCCCGTTGACCTCGACGCTCGACATGGTGGTGAACGAGATGAGCGGCGGCTTGCCGTCGACGTAGAAGGTCCGGGCCTCGTCGTTCGACATGTGCCCGGCGCAGTCGGACGCGAAAGCATGGATCGTTATCGTCGATCCCCAGAGATTCTTCAGCGGCACGTCCCATTGCGTCGTTGCGAAGCCGGGATGGTAGATGATATCCGAGACCAAGGCCGGATTCGTGTTGGGTGTCATGGGGGGCAGAAGATGGACCTGGCCTTCCGAGTCGGTCCAGGTCATGCTGCTACCGATGGTACAGAGCATGATCCCGTCGTCCGCGGACCCATGAAAGGTGTCGCTCGCCGAGACGACCGTATTCGTCAGGGCAAGGGGATGCTGGACAGTGACTATGGGAACATCGCGGTCGACGTAGAACGACTCCGTCAGATTCCCTGCGCTGCAATCCTCGACCTTGCTGTTGTTGCTCGCGTCGTAGCTCGCCAGGGATACGCCGATCGAGTTCGTATGCGGGCCCGTCGGGAGCGCGCTGTAGTCGCATCTCCAATACGCGCTGCTGAAGTTGAGCATGCCGACCACGCACGAACCGGCGGAAGCCGAGATGCCTCCGTCGATATACGTCTGCGTACCCGGCGGCAGTCCCGACGGCGGCACATTGGTGATGAAGAGCCCACCCTGCACGGAAGGGCCGATGGGCGGGACGGGGGAATCGCCGAGTATCCGTCCGTTGGCTACGGCATGCAGGACGTCTACGCTGCAGACCGCGCGCAGATCTCGCGGCAAGGCAGCGGAGAGAAGAAGGAGGAGGGAGAAGCTGCCGATACTCCTGAGGATGCAGGAATAGGCAAAAAAGCAGAAACGACCCAGTGTCGTGTTCCTCGGCGCGAACAAGCCACACCTCTGCGTCAGTAAGATGTGCTGCCCGGCGCCGTCCGCTGCGGATTCGCGCCGTCCACTTCTACTTCACGACCCTCGACCGCATTGTAACCGCAGTCACTTCCGTCCGATCATTGCGACCCTGCGCTGTAGTTTATAACTCACCCGCAAATTTCTGTCAAGCGAATTCGCGCAAGTCATTCATTCAAACATCAAAAACATAACCCCCCAATCCCCCGTCGAGCCCCGACGAGCCCTTCCCCGGTGCCTGTCACTCTCCTAATGGAACTAACAGTTCTCTCACAACGGTGCCTGTCACTGAACTAATGGAACTAAATCACCCTGCCGCGCGTAGTCTGGGCATGGGCAGACCTCGACGCATCCATTTTCCCGGGGCGGTCTATCACGTCTTCTCCCGCGGCAATGCGCGGCAGAACATCTTCCTGGAAGACTCGGACTACCAGATGTTCCTACTCCTGCTCGCAGCCGAGAAGAACCGATCCCCCTTCGAGCTCTTCGGATATTGCCTCATGCCGAACCACCTGCACCTTCTCATCCGCGTCGCCAAGCAACCGCTACGCATCATTATGAAGCGGATCCTCGGGCGCTACGCGCGCTTCTTTAACATCCGCTGCAAGCGTACAGGGCATGTGTTCGAGAGCCGCTACAAGGCCCCCCTATGCTGCGACGACATCTACCTCAAAGAGCTTCTCCGCTATATCCATCTCAACCCCGTGAGGGCGGAGCTCTGCTCCCGTCCCGAGCAGTGGCTCTGGTCGAGTCACGCACACTACCTGGGGATGAGAGCGGAACCCTTCGTAGACTCCGCCTTCCCCCTCTCGATGTTCGGCAATGACCCTCGAATGGCACGGAAGTTCTACGCGGACTTCGTATCAGAGGGCCTGGACTGCCCTCCCCCCTTACTCACCGAGGACTTGCCCGAGATTCCCCATCAGACCCCTACTAAAGGGAAGGAGGTACTGGATCTGGCTGCATTAGCCGCTCGTATCGAGCGTAGGAGAGGGCTCGGGGAGGACGTTCTGCGCGGGCCATGCCGCAGCAGGGAGGTCGCGGCGGCTAGAAAGGAATTCGCGATTGAAGCCTACGCCTGCGGCTTCGGGCCCGGAGCCATCGCCTGCTTCATCGGCCGTTCCTGCTCGGCCGTATGTCGGATGGTCCGCCCACCCGGTTTAGTTCCATTAGTTCAGTGACAGGCACCGGGGTTAATCACCTATTCGAAATGCAATCCCCCCCAAATCACTCCCGGAACTAGGCTCGGGCTCTAAAATTGAAGCCTTAGACCATCCATCGCAATGTCCTCGCCCCGCAGTCGTCACGTTATGATGGTTAATCTCCCAATTCCAAGCACCCTCTGTATGAGACAGCCCCGCAAACCAATCATATTTCTGCATCGGGCCACCGGTGTCAAATAAGTTTGGGTTTCCGCTGTCATCCATGGGCCACCACCAACCAGTCCAAGGCCATGGGTGCATTGACTCCGCAGACTCAGTAAAAGGCATTGCGGTAATAGGGGTCAGTACCAATACACAAAGCAGA includes the following:
- a CDS encoding transposase; its protein translation is MGRPRRIHFPGAVYHVFSRGNARQNIFLEDSDYQMFLLLLAAEKNRSPFELFGYCLMPNHLHLLIRVAKQPLRIIMKRILGRYARFFNIRCKRTGHVFESRYKAPLCCDDIYLKELLRYIHLNPVRAELCSRPEQWLWSSHAHYLGMRAEPFVDSAFPLSMFGNDPRMARKFYADFVSEGLDCPPPLLTEDLPEIPHQTPTKGKEVLDLAALAARIERRRGLGEDVLRGPCRSREVAAARKEFAIEAYACGFGPGAIACFIGRSCSAVCRMVRPPGLVPLVQ